A stretch of Dietzia lutea DNA encodes these proteins:
- a CDS encoding decaprenylphospho-beta-D-erythro-pentofuranosid-2-ulose 2-reductase, with protein sequence MINAVGVPQTLLLLGGTSEIGLAICAEYLQQGPMRVILACLPGDPGVEDARAEMTAAGASAVEVVDFDAAATDTHPAAFETIFAGGDVDVAIVAFGLLGENEELWSDQRKAVQIAQINYTGAVSVGVLLAERMKAQGFGRIIAMSSAAGLRARRSNFVYGSTKAGLDSFYTGLGYALDEHGVDVLVIRPGQVRTRMSAHVKEAPLTINKEEVARIAVKNAGAGKGAVFAPAAFGGVMAVLTHVPRPIFRKLPF encoded by the coding sequence ATGATCAATGCCGTCGGCGTCCCCCAGACCCTGCTCCTGCTCGGTGGAACCTCCGAGATCGGCCTGGCCATCTGCGCCGAGTACCTGCAGCAGGGCCCGATGCGCGTGATCCTGGCCTGCCTGCCCGGTGACCCCGGTGTGGAGGACGCGCGGGCGGAGATGACGGCCGCCGGCGCGAGCGCCGTGGAGGTCGTGGACTTCGACGCCGCGGCCACCGACACGCACCCGGCGGCGTTCGAGACGATCTTCGCCGGCGGGGACGTCGACGTGGCGATCGTCGCGTTCGGCCTCCTCGGGGAGAACGAGGAACTCTGGTCCGACCAGCGCAAGGCCGTCCAGATCGCGCAGATCAACTACACCGGCGCGGTCTCGGTGGGCGTGCTGCTCGCCGAGCGGATGAAGGCCCAGGGCTTCGGCCGGATCATCGCCATGAGTTCGGCCGCCGGCCTGCGGGCCCGCCGCTCCAACTTCGTCTACGGCTCCACCAAGGCGGGTCTGGACTCCTTCTACACCGGTCTCGGGTACGCACTCGACGAGCACGGGGTGGACGTCCTGGTGATCCGGCCCGGCCAGGTGCGCACCCGGATGTCGGCGCACGTCAAGGAGGCGCCGCTGACCATCAACAAGGAGGAGGTCGCCCGCATCGCGGTGAAGAACGCCGGCGCCGGTAAGGGCGCGGTCTTCGCCCCCGCCGCGTTCGGCGGGGTCATGGCCGTGCTCACGCACGTGCCGCGCCCCATCTTCCGCAAGCTCCCCTTCTGA
- a CDS encoding GtrA family protein — MLVSSSPRDADARSDSADPADPVDPADSVLDSLRGAVDPLEAHRESDPREGTDLRTQIVRFFLTGVLSAVVDYGLLQLLMLAGLGHGPAKALSFVAGTLTAYGINRRWTFRAEPSRARFIATMCLYALMFGVQWGLFMVLVPFFHGLDWSTFWATTIGYVIAQGVATVTNFIVQRTVIFRVR, encoded by the coding sequence GTGCTGGTGAGTTCTTCCCCGAGAGACGCCGACGCCAGGAGCGACTCCGCCGATCCCGCCGACCCGGTCGATCCCGCCGATTCCGTCCTGGACTCGCTGCGGGGCGCCGTGGACCCGCTCGAGGCGCACCGCGAGTCCGACCCGCGGGAGGGCACCGATCTCAGGACGCAGATCGTGCGGTTCTTCCTCACCGGGGTGCTGTCGGCGGTCGTCGACTACGGCCTGCTCCAGCTGCTCATGCTGGCCGGCCTGGGCCACGGCCCTGCCAAGGCGCTGTCGTTCGTCGCGGGCACGCTCACCGCGTACGGCATCAACCGCCGGTGGACGTTCCGGGCCGAGCCGTCGCGGGCGCGCTTCATCGCCACGATGTGCCTGTACGCCCTCATGTTCGGCGTGCAGTGGGGTCTGTTCATGGTCCTCGTGCCGTTCTTCCACGGCCTGGACTGGAGCACCTTCTGGGCCACGACCATCGGGTACGTCATCGCCCAGGGCGTCGCGACGGTCACCAACTTCATCGTCCAGCGGACCGTGATCTTCCGGGTCCGCTGA
- a CDS encoding lipase family protein, translating into MRSRRPLRSGRAVAAALLALACALSASPAGAAQPTGTAPSAGAAPSAVAAPSAGAAPSAGAAPSAGAASYGGAVPDPFAALRPVPEHERTPERYLPSPSPDPWYSSPPAVDPATAPGTILASRDVTIPPHNVRNFGRGWQVLVQSTDSHDRPQQIVSTLIEPATQWPGPGPRPLVSFNVTIDSLGLTCMPSHTLPHTFNLELPPFLQILADRGYGLVVTDFQGPKAAYAAGRANGRAVLDGIRAARAFVPPGDAGPLFADSRVVQVGYSGGGIATGWAAQLQPVYAPELTGVLVGSSVGGVPSDYSDLFDTMDGTIASGLYRAAVLGLAREYPELYPLLNDTGDVIAHHLRDACAAANTAGGLIPAPLSALTDVDPRTDPTVAAVLTRNRLGTPDPAHGADPREVPTGPVQVWHGDAAAPIGPGPGSSQGPGDLFVPEWTARRLADEWCAAGADVEYTPVPGEHILAAYTAVGPALDWVDDRARGVPFTSGCRPD; encoded by the coding sequence ATGAGGTCGCGGCGTCCCCTCCGTTCCGGCCGCGCGGTCGCGGCGGCACTTCTGGCGCTGGCGTGCGCGCTCTCCGCGTCGCCCGCCGGGGCCGCTCAGCCCACCGGTACGGCACCGTCCGCGGGGGCGGCGCCGTCCGCGGTCGCGGCGCCGTCCGCGGGCGCGGCGCCGTCCGCGGGCGCGGCGCCGTCCGCGGGCGCGGCGTCGTACGGGGGCGCGGTCCCCGATCCGTTCGCCGCGCTCCGGCCCGTTCCCGAGCACGAGCGCACGCCCGAGCGCTACCTGCCCAGCCCGTCCCCGGACCCGTGGTACTCGTCGCCGCCGGCCGTGGACCCCGCGACCGCCCCGGGGACGATCCTCGCCTCGCGGGACGTGACGATCCCGCCGCACAACGTCCGCAACTTCGGCCGCGGCTGGCAGGTCCTGGTCCAGAGCACCGACTCCCACGACCGCCCGCAGCAGATAGTGTCGACCCTCATCGAGCCCGCCACCCAGTGGCCCGGGCCCGGTCCGCGGCCGCTCGTGTCGTTCAACGTCACGATCGACTCGCTCGGCCTGACGTGCATGCCGTCCCACACGCTGCCGCACACGTTCAACCTCGAACTCCCGCCGTTCCTGCAGATCCTCGCCGACCGCGGCTACGGCCTGGTCGTCACCGACTTCCAGGGGCCCAAGGCGGCCTATGCGGCGGGGCGCGCCAACGGCCGCGCGGTCCTCGACGGGATCCGCGCCGCCCGCGCCTTCGTCCCGCCCGGTGACGCCGGCCCGTTGTTCGCCGACTCGCGCGTCGTGCAGGTCGGCTACTCCGGCGGCGGCATCGCCACGGGCTGGGCCGCCCAGCTGCAACCCGTGTACGCCCCCGAGCTGACCGGCGTGCTCGTCGGCTCATCGGTCGGCGGCGTGCCCTCCGACTACTCCGACCTGTTCGACACGATGGACGGCACGATCGCCTCCGGCCTCTACCGCGCCGCCGTCCTGGGCCTGGCGCGCGAGTACCCCGAGCTGTACCCGCTGCTCAACGACACCGGCGACGTGATCGCGCACCACCTCCGCGACGCCTGCGCCGCCGCCAACACCGCCGGCGGGCTCATCCCGGCGCCGCTGTCCGCGCTGACCGACGTCGACCCCCGCACCGACCCCACGGTCGCGGCCGTCCTGACCCGCAACCGCCTGGGCACCCCCGATCCCGCCCACGGCGCGGACCCGCGGGAGGTGCCGACCGGGCCGGTCCAGGTCTGGCACGGTGACGCCGCCGCCCCGATCGGCCCCGGCCCGGGCTCCTCGCAGGGGCCGGGCGACCTGTTCGTCCCCGAGTGGACGGCCCGCCGGCTGGCGGACGAGTGGTGCGCGGCCGGTGCCGACGTCGAGTACACGCCGGTACCCGGCGAGCACATCCTCGCGGCGTACACCGCGGTCGGCCCGGCGTTGGACTGGGTCGACGACCGTGCCCGCGGCGTCCCCTTCACCTCCGGCTGCAGGCCCGACTGA
- a CDS encoding DUF6541 family protein, translated as MSVALLLAAALALLVVPGALICLAAGARWRDALAAGPALTTAVVAVGCAVTAAADVRWDLASAGVTALVGLLGAAALGIAARVTDRGRWRRGEGSDDDDEVRGRGPGPGVADLVVVALALVPAVQVLVATRGLAAIPQGWDAIFHGGATRFIAETGLAGLTDLAPVSQPANPHFFYPDTYHALASLLLGVGGGLPEALNAVSAVTGVVFVLGVAVLAGRLCGGSRLAAVGAAVVAGAAWTFPYLALGRGPVLPFALGVAVIPGLVLLGEQLAARRPCMMAHALLLGAGTAGAWSVHPSVALAAAIPLAGQAVAGLVAAPGTRPSLAVLGGFALAAVAAAPYVLWSATMVSAGTTESLAGFSWPREVGVPRAVAGVFDLGPTALSSIGMAVAVLVGLAVAVADPRRRRPLAAPAAALVAYGALYVLAAAVHGDWVRALTGFWWDDFYRFSSLLVLPSAVLAGAGVRALVPRGSVRRPAARTGVVVVTVLGLLTVSGHAVLARDLRVWGYDDGPAVNDRERAVLDALGERHEGGVVLGDPFDGTAWAYALHGVPVVFGAPLADDPVAQVGADRMTLYTSMNRYGFDPSVTHEVLRQDVRWVIVGTGVVGGPGRPGGFIGLDLNPHLRLVEGNSGARLYEVLPVPADHPPLLPPPGIPPFTPPVQPPNTDSPVVDAAGAGPATSLDGATGP; from the coding sequence ATGTCCGTCGCGCTCCTGCTCGCCGCCGCGCTGGCGCTGCTGGTGGTGCCAGGCGCGCTGATCTGCCTGGCTGCCGGCGCGCGGTGGCGGGACGCTCTCGCCGCGGGCCCCGCCCTGACCACAGCGGTGGTGGCGGTGGGGTGCGCGGTCACGGCCGCCGCCGACGTGCGGTGGGACCTCGCCTCGGCGGGCGTGACCGCCCTCGTGGGGTTGCTCGGCGCCGCCGCGCTCGGTATCGCCGCCCGGGTCACCGACCGGGGGAGGTGGCGGCGGGGCGAGGGGTCCGATGACGACGACGAGGTGCGCGGTCGCGGGCCGGGCCCGGGGGTGGCCGACCTCGTCGTCGTCGCCCTGGCCCTCGTCCCGGCGGTCCAGGTCCTCGTCGCCACCCGCGGTCTCGCGGCCATCCCGCAGGGCTGGGACGCCATCTTCCACGGCGGCGCCACGCGGTTCATCGCCGAGACCGGGCTGGCCGGTCTCACCGACCTCGCGCCGGTGAGCCAGCCCGCCAACCCGCACTTCTTCTACCCGGACACCTATCACGCCCTGGCCTCCCTGCTGCTGGGCGTCGGCGGCGGGCTGCCGGAGGCCCTCAACGCCGTCTCGGCGGTCACGGGCGTGGTGTTCGTGCTGGGCGTCGCGGTGCTGGCGGGGCGGCTGTGCGGCGGGTCGAGGCTCGCGGCGGTCGGCGCGGCGGTCGTGGCGGGCGCGGCGTGGACCTTCCCGTACCTCGCGCTGGGCCGCGGACCGGTGCTGCCGTTCGCGCTGGGCGTGGCGGTGATCCCGGGCCTGGTCCTGCTGGGCGAGCAGCTCGCCGCGCGGCGGCCGTGCATGATGGCGCACGCGCTGCTGCTCGGGGCGGGCACGGCGGGGGCGTGGTCGGTGCACCCGTCGGTGGCGCTCGCCGCGGCGATCCCGCTGGCCGGCCAGGCCGTCGCCGGGTTGGTCGCCGCGCCCGGCACGCGGCCGAGCCTCGCGGTCCTCGGTGGCTTCGCGCTGGCAGCGGTCGCGGCGGCCCCGTACGTGCTGTGGTCGGCGACGATGGTCTCGGCCGGGACCACCGAGTCGCTCGCCGGGTTCTCGTGGCCGCGCGAGGTGGGCGTGCCGCGCGCGGTGGCCGGTGTGTTCGACCTCGGGCCCACCGCGCTGTCCTCGATCGGCATGGCGGTCGCGGTGCTCGTGGGCCTGGCGGTGGCGGTCGCCGACCCGCGGCGGCGGCGCCCGCTCGCCGCCCCCGCCGCCGCGCTCGTGGCCTACGGGGCGCTGTACGTCCTGGCCGCGGCGGTGCACGGCGACTGGGTGCGCGCGCTCACCGGCTTCTGGTGGGACGACTTCTACCGGTTCTCCTCCCTGCTGGTGCTGCCGTCGGCCGTGCTGGCCGGCGCGGGCGTGCGGGCGCTCGTCCCGCGCGGCTCGGTCCGCCGCCCGGCCGCTCGGACCGGTGTCGTGGTGGTGACCGTGCTGGGGCTGCTCACGGTCTCCGGGCACGCGGTCCTGGCCCGCGACCTGCGGGTGTGGGGCTACGACGACGGCCCGGCGGTCAACGACCGCGAACGTGCGGTGCTCGACGCGCTGGGGGAGCGGCACGAGGGCGGCGTGGTCCTGGGCGACCCGTTCGACGGCACCGCGTGGGCGTACGCGCTGCACGGGGTGCCCGTGGTGTTCGGCGCGCCGCTCGCCGACGACCCGGTCGCGCAGGTCGGCGCCGACCGCATGACCCTGTACACCTCGATGAACCGCTACGGCTTCGACCCGTCGGTCACGCACGAGGTGCTGCGACAGGACGTGCGCTGGGTGATCGTCGGCACCGGCGTCGTGGGCGGGCCGGGGCGGCCGGGCGGGTTCATCGGGCTCGACCTCAACCCCCACCTGCGGCTCGTCGAGGGCAACTCTGGCGCCCGGTTGTACGAGGTCCTGCCGGTGCCCGCGGACCACCCGCCGCTTCTGCCGCCGCCGGGGATCCCCCCGTTCACCCCGCCCGTGCAGCCCCCGAACACCGACTCACCGGTCGTCGACGCGGCGGGCGCCGGGCCGGCGACTAGCCTGGACGGCGCGACCGGGCCCTGA
- a CDS encoding FAD-binding oxidoreductase, whose product MSTAQNTTPAPTALDTELRRLTGWGRTAPALSHVLTPRSVDEISAAVAAVNDSNASSPAHLRRGVVARGLGRSYGDSAQNSGGLVVDMSRFNRIHELNAERALAVVDAGVNLDQLMRAALPFGLWVPVLPGTRQVTVGGAIGHDIHGKNHHSAGSFGNHVTRMELLVADGRVLTLEPGGSADDPDGTLFWATVGGNGLTGIILKVWISMTRTETAYFLADSDQTGSLDETIALHTDGSESKYTYSSAWFDAISAPPKLGRAAVSRGSLATLAQLEEYAPKLAKNPLAMDAKPLITFPDVFPNGLANKYTFGPIGEVYYRLGGTSRNQIKTLPAFYHMLDLFSEWNRAYGSKGFLQYQFIVPPGAVEGFKEIIGDIQRSGHYSFLNVFKLFGPGNQAPLSFPMEGWNVCVDFPINDRLNSFVNHLDAKVMSMGGRLYTAKDSRVPAERFHAMYPEIDSWIATRRGIDPHGVFASDMGRRLELL is encoded by the coding sequence GTGAGCACCGCGCAGAACACCACACCGGCCCCGACCGCGCTGGACACCGAGCTCCGGCGCCTGACCGGCTGGGGCCGCACCGCCCCGGCGTTGAGCCACGTGCTGACCCCGCGCTCGGTCGACGAGATCTCCGCGGCCGTCGCGGCGGTCAACGACTCCAACGCCTCCTCCCCGGCCCACCTGCGGCGCGGCGTGGTCGCCCGCGGGCTCGGCCGCTCGTACGGCGACAGCGCCCAGAACTCCGGCGGGCTCGTCGTGGACATGAGCCGGTTCAACCGCATCCACGAGCTCAACGCCGAGAGGGCGCTGGCCGTGGTCGACGCGGGCGTCAACCTCGACCAGCTCATGCGGGCGGCCCTGCCGTTCGGACTGTGGGTGCCGGTCCTGCCGGGCACGAGGCAGGTGACCGTCGGCGGCGCGATCGGCCACGACATCCACGGCAAGAACCACCACTCCGCCGGCTCATTCGGCAACCACGTCACGCGCATGGAACTGCTGGTCGCGGACGGCCGCGTGCTCACGCTCGAGCCGGGCGGCTCCGCCGACGACCCCGACGGCACGCTGTTCTGGGCCACCGTCGGCGGCAACGGACTCACCGGCATCATCCTCAAGGTGTGGATCTCCATGACCCGCACCGAGACCGCCTACTTCCTGGCCGACTCCGACCAGACCGGCTCGCTCGACGAGACGATCGCCCTGCACACCGACGGGTCAGAGTCGAAATACACCTACTCGTCCGCGTGGTTCGACGCGATCAGCGCGCCGCCGAAGCTCGGCCGCGCGGCGGTCTCCCGCGGCTCGCTCGCCACGCTCGCCCAGCTCGAGGAGTACGCGCCGAAGCTGGCGAAGAACCCGCTGGCGATGGACGCCAAGCCGCTCATCACGTTCCCGGACGTGTTCCCCAACGGCCTGGCCAACAAGTACACCTTCGGCCCCATCGGCGAGGTCTACTACCGCCTCGGCGGGACGTCGCGGAACCAGATCAAGACGCTGCCGGCGTTCTACCACATGCTCGACCTGTTCTCGGAGTGGAACCGGGCGTACGGATCCAAGGGGTTCCTGCAGTACCAGTTCATCGTCCCGCCGGGCGCGGTCGAGGGTTTCAAGGAGATCATCGGCGACATCCAGCGCTCGGGGCACTACTCGTTCCTCAACGTGTTCAAGCTGTTCGGCCCCGGGAACCAGGCCCCGCTGTCCTTCCCCATGGAGGGCTGGAACGTGTGCGTGGACTTCCCCATCAACGACCGGCTCAACAGCTTCGTCAACCACCTCGACGCCAAGGTCATGTCGATGGGCGGGCGGCTCTACACGGCCAAGGACTCGCGCGTCCCGGCCGAGCGGTTCCACGCCATGTACCCCGAGATCGACTCGTGGATCGCCACCCGCCGCGGCATCGACCCCCACGGGGTGTTCGCCTCCGACATGGGCCGGCGGCTCGAACTGCTCTGA